The window TCGACCCAGGTGATCTCCAACTACCTGTACCAGACCGGTTTCAAGTTCGGCCAGTTCGGCTACGCCTCCGCCATGGGCGTGGCGCTGTGCATCCTCACCCTGCTGTTGGCGGGATTGACGTTCCGCGTCACGCGGCGCGAGCGGCTCGAGTTCTAGGAGTTTCCCTCAATGACCACCAACGTCGACCTGCCTCCCGCCGGGGCCGCGCCGCCTTCGACCGAGGAGGTCGGCGGCCGTCGACCGCCCCGGGAGAAGGGCGACTTCGGCGTCCTGAATGTCTTCTCCCACGGCTTCCTGATCGTGTGGGGGGTCCTGGTCGCGTTTCCGCTGCTGTGGATGGTCTTCACCTCGCTCAAGACCGACAAGGAGATCTTCACCAGCCCGTGGACGCTGCCGTCGAAGCCGCAGTTCACCAACTACGTCCGCGCCTGGGACAACGCCGGCATCGGCCGCTACTTCACCAATACCCTGATCGTCGTCATCGGTGGCGTGCTCCTCACGCTGCTGCTGTCGTCGATGGTCGCCTACGTGTTGGCGCGCTACACCTTCCCCGGCAGCCGGATCGTCTATTACCTCTTCATCATCGGCCTGGCCTTCCCGATCTTCCTGGCGATCGTCCCGCTGTTCTTCGTCGCCAAGAACTTCGGGATGACCAACTCGCTGCCCGGGCTGATCGTCATCTACGCGGCGTATTCGCTGCCGTTCTCGGTGTTCTTCCTGACGGCGTTCTTCCGCACGCTGCCCAATCAACTCGCCGAGGCGGCGTTCATCGACGGGTGCGGACACTGGGGCGCCTTCTTCCGCGTGATGTTGCCGCTGGCCAAGCCGGGCCTGGTCAGCATCGGTATCTTCAACGTGCTCGGGCAGTGGAACCAGTACCTGCTGCCGGTCGTGCTGGAGACCGACCCGCACAAATACATGCTCGCCCAGGGACTCGCCAACCTCGCGGTCAGCTCGGGCTACAAGAGCGACTGGAGCGGGCTGTTCGCCGGCCTGACCATCTCGATGCTGCCGGTGCTCGTCGTCTATGCGCTCTTCCAGCGTCAGGTGCAGGCCGGCATGACGGCCGGTGCCCTCAAGTGAGGGATCGGAACTAGTGGGCGACTTCGTCGGAGCGGTCGACCAGGGCACCACCAGCACCCGGTTCATGATCTTCGATCATGCCGGGCGCGAAGTGGGACGGCACCAGGCCGAGCACGAGCAGATCATGCCCCGGGCCGGCTGGGTGGAGCACGATCCGGCGGAGATCGTGCAGCGGACCCGGACCGCGATCGACGCGGCGTTGTCGGAGGCCAAGCT of the Mycobacteriales bacterium genome contains:
- a CDS encoding carbohydrate ABC transporter permease; its protein translation is MTTNVDLPPAGAAPPSTEEVGGRRPPREKGDFGVLNVFSHGFLIVWGVLVAFPLLWMVFTSLKTDKEIFTSPWTLPSKPQFTNYVRAWDNAGIGRYFTNTLIVVIGGVLLTLLLSSMVAYVLARYTFPGSRIVYYLFIIGLAFPIFLAIVPLFFVAKNFGMTNSLPGLIVIYAAYSLPFSVFFLTAFFRTLPNQLAEAAFIDGCGHWGAFFRVMLPLAKPGLVSIGIFNVLGQWNQYLLPVVLETDPHKYMLAQGLANLAVSSGYKSDWSGLFAGLTISMLPVLVVYALFQRQVQAGMTAGALK